The Comamonas sp. lk genome contains the following window.
CCGTGCTGCATCTGGTGCTGCTGGATATGTCCTCATCCATGTTGCGTGCCGGCAAGCTGGCCAGAGCCAAGGGCTATCTGCTGGCCTTGATGCAGCAGGCCTACCGCGACCGTGAGCATGTGGGCGTGATCGGCTTTGGCGGGCTGGGTGCGCACTGGGTGCAGCAGCCGGCCAAGGCCCAGACCTTCAACGAAAGCTGGATTGCGCCTTTGGGCGGGGGAGGCGGCACGCCGCTGGAGTCCGGCCTGCGTTTGCTGTCGTCTGCGCTGCATGGCTCAAAGCGTCTGATCCATGTCTGGGTCATGACGGATGGCCGCCTGGCGCAGATTCCAGAGCGCCCGCAAGGCATGGACCTGTGCACGATTGTGGATTTTGAGCTTGATGGTCTGAGGCTGCGCCGCTGCGAGGCTTTGGCCGAGCAATGGGCGGCGCAATGGATTGCCCCCGGTAGCACCCGGTGAAGGACTTTATGCAGGAGAACCTTGCCGGGCGTAGTACCGCCGTAGTCCAGGGCTGGTGCCCTACGGGCTGGTGGCCCATGCAGGCGCAGGACGGCTGGATTGTGCGCATACGCCCCCATTGCGCCTCGGTTAGCGCAGAGCAATGGCTGGTGCTGGCCGAGTTGGCGCTGTCGCATGCCCATCCCGAGATCGAGCTGACCCGCCTGGGCAATGTGCAGCTGCGCGGGGTCAGCGAAGCGCATCTGTCCACTGTGCACTCTGCATTGTTGCAGGCGCATCTGCTGCCCGCAGACGCCGATGCCGATCAGGCGCCTGCCGTGCATTGCACGCCGTTTTATCGTCTTGGCGACCCGACGCATGCGCTGGCCGTCTTGCTGACGCAGACGGTTCAAACCCAGCTAAGCCCCAAAGCCTTGCACGGCAGGGGCCTGGAGGCACTGCCAAGCAAATTTGGTTTGGTGGTGGATGACTCGCGCCGCCGCATGAGTGGCATGGGGGCAGACCTTTGCCTATGGGTGGGCGACGACGGCCGCTATGGGCTTGGCCTGGGCGACTGCGGCCATGGGTATGGCTTCGATAAGGTCGACGATGCGGTCGCCGCTGCTGTCAATGCCGCCCTGTGGTTTGCGCAGAAGCGCAGGGCTTTTACGCCTGCCCCTACGCGCCTGAAGAAACTGCAAATCCCGGATGCGCTGGATCTTCCCTGTCTCAACCAAGCGGAGCGCTTCAGCGATGGGCCCGGCTTGGTTGAGGCGGAGCGCACAGTCCCGGTTCTTCCCGGGTTGCTGCAGGATGGCAGCCGGGTGATGGGCGCTCCTCTGGGGCGAATCGATGCCGCAGCAATGCACAGAGTCGTGCGTCATATGCCTTCGCAAGCCGAGATCCGTGTCACGCCATGGCGCTCGCTGTTGTTTGATGCTAAATCGCTGGCCTGTCAAATTGCCGCTGCCGAGCCTGCGTACTGGATTGCGCAGGCCGACGATGCCCGTCTGCGCGTATCGGCCTGCACCGGTGCGCCGCGCTGTACCCAGGCTCTTGTGACGGTTCAAGAGCTGGCGCTGTGGCTGGCACCGCAAGTGCCAGAGAAGGCGCATTTGCACCTCAGCGCTTGTGCCAAGTGCTGTGCACTCCCGCCAGAGGCCACGGCGGTACTGTTGGCCGTAGCGGGGGCAGACAGCCAGATCACCGAAAGCGCGGACCCGGTTGCCAGCCAGGCCGTGTTCCATGTATGCAGTCCGGACCGGATAGCCAATCCTGTTGCGCAAATTTCGCCTCAGGCCTTGAGCAACAAGCCAAGCCAAATTTCCAAGCTGATTTATGACCTACACATATGAAACCCAGGGTGAAGAGATTTACAGGCAATCCTTCTCCATCATTCGCCGCGAGGCTGACCTGGCGCGCTTTACGGCGTTGGAAGAGCGGGTCGCCTGCCGCATGATCCACGCCGCCGGCATGGTGGAGCTGGCGGCGCATATTCGCTTCTCCCCGGACTTTGCCGTTGCCGCCGAGGCCGCCTTGCAGCGCGGCGCGCCCATTCTTTGCGATGCACGCATGGTCAGCGAAGGCATCACGCGCAAGCGCATGCCGGCCGGCAATCCCATCATCTGCACTTTGAACGATGCCGAGGTTCCGGAGCTGGCGCGGGAAATGGGCAATACACGCAGTGCTGCCGCGCTGGAGCTGTGGCGCCCGCATCTGGACGGGGCCGTGGTGGCTATTGGCAACGCTCCGACGGCGCTGTTTCATCTGCTCAATATGCTGCAAGACCCGGAGTGTCCGCGGCCCGCAGCCATCATCGGCTGCCCGGTGGGCTTTGTCGGTGCGGCGGAATCCAAGGATGCGCTATGCGCGTGGGGTCGGATTCCCTTTGCTGTGGTGCAAGGGCGCCTGGGCGGCTCGGCCATTACGGTGGCAGCAGTCAATGCGCTGGCCAGCGTTGTTGAGTGAGGTTGCAACCATGAATCGTGGAAAGATTGTGTGCGTGGGTCTGGGCCCTGGCGACCCGGAGTTCATGAGCGTCAAGGCGGATCGCTTGCTGCGCAATGCGCGTCATGTGGCTTACTTTCGCAAGCGGGGCCATCCGGGAAAAGCCAGGCAACTGGTCAATGGCATGCTGCATGCGGAGGTGACGGAGTATCCGATGGAGTACCCGGTCACCACCGAGATTCCGCATGACGATCCGCGTTATATCGCCCAGCTCTCGGAGTTCTACCTGGGCTGGCAGTCAAGACTGACGGAACTCACGCGCAGCGAAGATGTGGTGGTGCTGTGTGAAGGCGATCCGTTTTTCTACGGCTCCTTCATGCACCTGTATGTGCGATTGCGCCAAGAGGGCGTGGTGGCTGTCGACGTGCTGCCCGGGATTCCGGGGATGGTGGGCTGCTGGCATGCCACCGGTATTCCCATGACATGGGGCGATGATGTGATGAGCGTTTTGCCGGCCACCTTGCCCGATCAGCAGTTGCGCCAGCACATGGAACGCTCCGATGCTCTGGTCATCATGAAGGTGGGGAGGCACCTGAGTCGCATTCGGGCGCTGCTCACCGACCTGGGAAAGCTGGAACAAGGCTGGCTGGTCATCAACGGCACCATGGCGGATCAGCAAGTCATGCCATTGCGCGATGCGCCGGAGCGCTGCCCGTACTTTGCCATCGTGATTGTGCACGGCCAAGGTCGGCGTCCGGCCAATGACATGTGAGGCGGCAGCCATGCAAAACCAGAAACCACAACGTGGCAGCCTTGGTGTGGTCGGCCTGGGGCCGGGGGCAGACGGCCTGCTGACGGATCAGGTGCGTGCCAGCCTAGCGGGCGCAACCGATGCCTTTGGCTATTTTCCCTATGTCGAGCGTTTGTCGGGAATGGCGCATCTGCAGCTGCATGCCAGCGACAACCGCGAGGAGCTTGAGCGTGCACGCAATGCGCTGAATCTGGCCTCTCAAGGCCGGCGGGTGCTCATGTTGTCTTCCGGCGACCCCGGCGTGTTTGCCATGGCCAGCGCAGTGTTCGAAGTGCTGGACAGTGCAACGCCGCAGGAACTTGAGTGCTGGAGCACGGTCGATATCGATGTTCAGCCCGGCATTACCGCCATGCTGGCCGCTGCTGCACGGCTGGGAGCGCCCTTGGGCCACGATTTCTGTGCCATCAATCTTTCAGACAATCTGAAGCCGGCTTCGGTCATCGAGCGCCGTATCCGCCTGGCGGCGCAGGCCGACTTTGCCATGGCGTTCTACAACCCTTGCTCGAAGTTGCGGCCCGAAGGTTTTGAGCGTGCACTGAAGGTGCTGCGCAGCGAGTGCGAGCCGCAGCGCCTGATCTGCTTTGCGCGCAATGTCAGCCGGGAGGATGAAACACTTCTGGTGCTGCCGCTGGAGTCCGTGAGCGCCGACATGGCCGATATGCGCACCGTGGTGATTGTGGGCAATAGCCAGACGCGCCAGGTCGGGCGGCATGTCTATACGCCGCGCAGCTATGGCCGGCTCGCAAAGCCGTGAGATAGCGATGGGGCTTGGCAAATCCATGGCTGGCTGCGGCGCGCAAGCAATCGGACAAAAAAGCGCGCGAAAGGGCGGGCCTGCATTCGCGCTTTCAGCGAAAGCTGTTCAGCCATTCCATGGCCTCTTGTGCTGTCTCGCACTGGGGCCGAACGGGCAGGCGAGGCCTGTCGACCATGATGACGGGGATCTGCAGCAGTCTTGCCGCTTCGATCTTGGCGTAAGTGTCCGTGCCGCCTGCATTTTTGCTGACCACGCAGTCAATGCTGTGCAGCTTCAACAGTGCCAATTCGGCTTCCAGCTGAAACGGGCCGCGCGCAAGCAGCAGTTCATAGCTGGCAGCGGGCAGGGGCAAGTCGCTATCGCCGGCGTCAATCACCCGCAGCAGAAAGTGGTGGAGCGCAGCCTTGTCCGCAAAAGCCGCAAGCTGCTTGCGACCGATCGCCAGAAAGACATGTTTGCAATGCGGCAAAAGTGCGGCGGCGGCCGCGCTCATGTCGGGCACGTGGGTCCATTGGCCGCCAGGTGTGGCTTGCCATGGTCGGCGCTCCAAAGACAGCAGTGGAATGCCAAGCGCTGTACAGGCGGCAATGGCATGGCTGCTCATCTGTGTGGCAAAAGGGTGGGTGGCATCGATTACATGGCTGATACCTTGCTCTTGCAGGTAGCGCATCAATCCATCGATGCCCCCAAAGCCGCCCACCCGGCTGGGCAGTACGGGCGTGCGACGGGTTTGGGTGGCGCCTGCATACGAATAAATGGCTTGAACACCGGCCTCATGAAGGCGGGTGGACATGAGATGGGCATCAAACGTGCCACCTAACAGGAGAACTTGGGTCATGGCCAATCCGTGGCTTTCTATTATCGGAATACATCCCTCCGGGCGGGATGGCTTGAGCGCGGCCGCTCAGCGGGACCTGGATGATGCCAGTGTCGTCTTCGGCAGTCCACGGCATCTGGTGCTGGGGCAGGTCGGGGAGAAAGGTAGGCCATGGCCGGTTCCCTTCAGCGTGGAGCCCGTGCTGCTGCTGCGCCAGAAGGCAAAGGTCGCCGTTCTGGTTTCGGGCGATCCTTTTCATTTTGGCGCCGGTGCATCGCTGGCAAAGCATCTGGAGCGTGGTGAGTGGCGCAACCATCCGCAGCCTTCCACATTTTCCTGGATTGCCGGGGAGTTGGGATGGTCTCAGGAGCATAGCCATTGCCTTGGTTTGCATGCCCGACCTCTGGAGACACTGAGACCGCTGCTGGCTGACGGCGAGCGTTTCATCTGCCTGCTGCGCGATGGGCCGGCTGCGCACAGTCTGGCATCGTGGTTGTGTGAGCAGGGCTGGGGCAGCAGTCCCATGTGGCTGGTATCAAATGCAGGCAGCGCGGAGCAAAGCATTTGCAGTGCATCGGCTGAGCAATTGCTTGGGCAGCTGCGCGACGAAGCGGCCAGCGCCCCTGTGGCGGCCGCCTTTGAAGCACGCGGCGGTCTGGGGCTGGTGCAGGTTCCAGGCCGCAGCGTGGACATGTTTGTGCATGACGGGCAGATCACCAAGAGCCCTGTGCGGGCCATGACCCTGGCCGCGCTTGCACCGCGCAAGGGCGAGTGTCTGTGGGATCTGGGTGCGGGCTCCGGCTCGGTGTCGATTGAATGGTGTCTGGCCGGTGGAGAGGCCATCTGCGTGGAGCAGCACGTCGCGCGGGTTGCCGGGATTGCGCAGAACGCACAGCGTTATGCGGTTGGGCTGAAGGTGATTCATGGCGACTCTCTGACCTCGCTGGATGCATTGAGTCCACAGCCGCAGGCCGTGTTTGTCGGTGGCGGTTTTGATATGGACTTGTTCAACGCTTTGCGCAGCCGTTTGCGTGGGCCCTGGCGACTGGTGGTGAACGCCGTGGCGCTGCAGACGCAGGCGCTTCTGATGGATTTGCACCGCGAGCATGGCGGGCAGCTGCTGCAGCTGCAGTGGAGCGAAGCCCAGCCCCTGGGGCGCATGCAATCGTGGAACACCGCCAGACCTCTGGTTCAGTGGGTGTGGAGCGCATGATGGCGCTGATCGCTGGCTGGGGATTTCGGGCCGGTGCGCTGCAGCATTCTTTCAGCGATTGCTGGGAGCAGGCATGTCAAGCGCTGGCGGCATCCGAGCTGACACACAGCAACTGGACCCATGCCGTGTTGGCGTCCAGGCTGCATACCCCTGCCTGGCCTGAATTGAAGCGCTGGGCCGCGTCGGCAACATCACATGCAGATTTTTGGGTGTGCGAGGAAGCCAATATTCGGCAAGTCAATACCGACTCTGTCTCTTTGCGCATTGAGCAGCGTTTTGGCGTCGGCAGCGTGTCCGAGGCCTTGGCCATCTACGGTGCCGAGCAACTGGCAGGCAGCGCCGCAAAGCATACAGAGCTTTCGGCAGATCACAGTCCTAAGCGTAGGCATATGCATGAAGCCGTCCGCCTGCTTATGCCGCGCATGGTATCGGCCGACCGGCATGCAACGCTGGCGATTGCACACTGCATGCCGGCTTCTTATTCAATGAAAACAGGAGTTCTTTCTTGACAGTTCACTTTATAGGCGCCGGCCCGGGCGCTGCAGATCTGATCACGGTGCGTGGGCGCGATCTTTTGGCCTCTTGCCCTGTGTGTCTGTATGCGGGCTCGCTGGTCCCTGCGGAGTTGCTGGCGCATTGCCCCGAGGGCGTGCGCCTGGTCAACACGGCACCCATGTCGCTTCAGGACATCGTCGCGGAAATGCAGAAAGCCCATGAACAGGGTCTGGATGTGGCCCGCTTGCACTCTGGCGACCTCAGCATCTGGTCGGCCATGGGCGAGCAGCTGCGTAGCCTGCGCGAGCATCAGATTCCTTATACGGTGACGCCTGGTGTGCCGTCCTTTAGCGCTGCGGCTGCAGCGCTTGGCGCGGAGTTGACGCTGCCGGGCTCCTGCCAGTCCGTTGTACTGACCCGGACCTCGGGGCGAGCCTCCAGCATGCCTAGCGGTGAGGCGCTGGCCGCTTTTGCCGCCACAGGGGCGGTGTTGGCCATTCATCTTTCGGTGCATATGGCAGAGCAAGTCCAGCAGGAGTTGTTGGAGCATTACGGCGCCGATTGCCCGGCAGCCATTGTCTGGCGAGCCTCCTGGCCGGATGAAGTCATTGTTCGTACCTGTGTGGGGGAGATTGCTGCAGCGGCGCAGACCAATGCCTTGCAGCGCAGTGCCTTGATTCTGGTGGGGCGTACCTTGAGCCAGGAGGGCTTCGGGCTCAGCTGTCTTTATGCCGACGACTATGACCGGCGTTACCGTCCTCGCGGCGATGAGCCCCGGTTTCCTGCTGGCGCTGAGGGGATCTGATGCTGGAGCTGTTTCTGATCGGAATCGGCACCGGCAACCCCGACCACATAACGCGCGAGGCAGAGAAGGCGATACGCCAGGCCGATCTGATCCTGCTGCCGCACAAGGAGGATAACAAGGCCGAACTGGCGCAAGTGCGGATGACGCTTTTGCAACATCTGTGCGTGGACTCGAGTCGTATTGCGCACTTCGATATGCCTGTGCGCCGCCAGCAAGGGGACGACTACGAACAGCAGGTCAATGAATGGCATGACGCCATCGCTGAGCGCTGGAGAGCGTGTTTGTCTACCCATCTGCCTGCGGGCCATGGGCATGAGTCTGGGCATGAGCGAGGTCGTGTGGCCTTGCTGGTCTGGGGCGATCCCGCTCTGTATGACAGCACTTTGCGCATTGCTTCGCGTCTGGGCTTGGCCAAGACGCAGGTGAAGGTGGTGCCTGGCATCACATCAATGCAGGTCCTGTGCAGCGCGCATGGCATAGCGCTCAACGATATCGGCGCGCCGTTTTTGGTGACCACCGGCCGTCAACTGCGCGAGGCAGCCTGGCCAGCAGGCGTTGATACGCTTGTGGTCATGCTGGACGGTCAATGCTCGTACGAGCAGGTGGTCGAGCCCGATGTCGATATTTTCTGGGGTGCCTATCTGGGCATGCCGCAGCAAATCCTGATGCAGGGGCGGTTGGCGCAGATCAAGGCCGACATCAGTGCCAGGCGGCAGCAAGCTCGTCAGCAGCACGGCTGGATCATGGATATCTATTTGCTGCGCAGGCGTAGCTGATTCGGTTCGACCGGGCTCTCGCATGGAGGCTGCTTGCATCGCCAAAAAATGATGGGTTCATGAAACTGGCTGCTGACGCGGCGTAAGCTCGGTAGAGTGGCGTTTTCATACCTTGAAAAACATGAATGTTGAGCGTGCAATCGGGAATTTTTCGCTCGACGCGGATAGAATCCGCAACGCTAATCAATTAGCAAACCAACTTCAGGTGCTTGCATGAAGATGCGAGTGAAACGGGAACAAGGTAAGGGCCGAAAAGCCTGAGTCCTTGGCTGCCCCCGCAACGGTATACAGAAAAAATCTGAAGAAGACCGGATTTCTCCGGACTTCAGCCACTGAGTGCTGCTGATTCAACTTCGTTTGAATGGGCTGCTTGGGAAGGTCAGATCTGCTTTATTGGAAACATAAAGAATTCTGTGAGCCCGGAGACCGGCCTGGAGCTGATGGCGGTGCGCTTTGCGCATCTTTCTCACAACTGTCTGCGGGGTGTGGACGGCAGCCTTATTGCGCTTGTCGTCCTGCGGCGACTGGTTGTTATGTGTGCGGCCTTCACATCAGGCGGTATGAGCTTCCGAAGCTATGCCTCACACCACAATGCGCTCGAATGCGCGTGCTCTTCATTCCTACTCCACCCGTTTTGCGTTGACTGCCAGCTGCGCTGCAGTGCAGCTGCTGGCCGGGATGCCCGGCCTGGCCTTGGCCGACGCGACTTT
Protein-coding sequences here:
- a CDS encoding VWA domain-containing protein gives rise to the protein MKTLARKGSQALAVDHFRHRKLPAGASVLHLVLLDMSSSMLRAGKLARAKGYLLALMQQAYRDREHVGVIGFGGLGAHWVQQPAKAQTFNESWIAPLGGGGGTPLESGLRLLSSALHGSKRLIHVWVMTDGRLAQIPERPQGMDLCTIVDFELDGLRLRRCEALAEQWAAQWIAPGSTR
- a CDS encoding nitrite reductase → MQENLAGRSTAVVQGWCPTGWWPMQAQDGWIVRIRPHCASVSAEQWLVLAELALSHAHPEIELTRLGNVQLRGVSEAHLSTVHSALLQAHLLPADADADQAPAVHCTPFYRLGDPTHALAVLLTQTVQTQLSPKALHGRGLEALPSKFGLVVDDSRRRMSGMGADLCLWVGDDGRYGLGLGDCGHGYGFDKVDDAVAAAVNAALWFAQKRRAFTPAPTRLKKLQIPDALDLPCLNQAERFSDGPGLVEAERTVPVLPGLLQDGSRVMGAPLGRIDAAAMHRVVRHMPSQAEIRVTPWRSLLFDAKSLACQIAAAEPAYWIAQADDARLRVSACTGAPRCTQALVTVQELALWLAPQVPEKAHLHLSACAKCCALPPEATAVLLAVAGADSQITESADPVASQAVFHVCSPDRIANPVAQISPQALSNKPSQISKLIYDLHI
- a CDS encoding precorrin-8X methylmutase codes for the protein MTYTYETQGEEIYRQSFSIIRREADLARFTALEERVACRMIHAAGMVELAAHIRFSPDFAVAAEAALQRGAPILCDARMVSEGITRKRMPAGNPIICTLNDAEVPELAREMGNTRSAAALELWRPHLDGAVVAIGNAPTALFHLLNMLQDPECPRPAAIIGCPVGFVGAAESKDALCAWGRIPFAVVQGRLGGSAITVAAVNALASVVE
- the cobI gene encoding precorrin-2 C(20)-methyltransferase; the protein is MNRGKIVCVGLGPGDPEFMSVKADRLLRNARHVAYFRKRGHPGKARQLVNGMLHAEVTEYPMEYPVTTEIPHDDPRYIAQLSEFYLGWQSRLTELTRSEDVVVLCEGDPFFYGSFMHLYVRLRQEGVVAVDVLPGIPGMVGCWHATGIPMTWGDDVMSVLPATLPDQQLRQHMERSDALVIMKVGRHLSRIRALLTDLGKLEQGWLVINGTMADQQVMPLRDAPERCPYFAIVIVHGQGRRPANDM
- the cobJ gene encoding precorrin-3B C(17)-methyltransferase; this translates as MQNQKPQRGSLGVVGLGPGADGLLTDQVRASLAGATDAFGYFPYVERLSGMAHLQLHASDNREELERARNALNLASQGRRVLMLSSGDPGVFAMASAVFEVLDSATPQELECWSTVDIDVQPGITAMLAAAARLGAPLGHDFCAINLSDNLKPASVIERRIRLAAQADFAMAFYNPCSKLRPEGFERALKVLRSECEPQRLICFARNVSREDETLLVLPLESVSADMADMRTVVIVGNSQTRQVGRHVYTPRSYGRLAKP
- a CDS encoding cobalt-precorrin-6A reductase; amino-acid sequence: MAMTQVLLLGGTFDAHLMSTRLHEAGVQAIYSYAGATQTRRTPVLPSRVGGFGGIDGLMRYLQEQGISHVIDATHPFATQMSSHAIAACTALGIPLLSLERRPWQATPGGQWTHVPDMSAAAAALLPHCKHVFLAIGRKQLAAFADKAALHHFLLRVIDAGDSDLPLPAASYELLLARGPFQLEAELALLKLHSIDCVVSKNAGGTDTYAKIEAARLLQIPVIMVDRPRLPVRPQCETAQEAMEWLNSFR
- the cbiT gene encoding precorrin-6Y C5,15-methyltransferase (decarboxylating) subunit CbiT; translated protein: MANPWLSIIGIHPSGRDGLSAAAQRDLDDASVVFGSPRHLVLGQVGEKGRPWPVPFSVEPVLLLRQKAKVAVLVSGDPFHFGAGASLAKHLERGEWRNHPQPSTFSWIAGELGWSQEHSHCLGLHARPLETLRPLLADGERFICLLRDGPAAHSLASWLCEQGWGSSPMWLVSNAGSAEQSICSASAEQLLGQLRDEAASAPVAAAFEARGGLGLVQVPGRSVDMFVHDGQITKSPVRAMTLAALAPRKGECLWDLGAGSGSVSIEWCLAGGEAICVEQHVARVAGIAQNAQRYAVGLKVIHGDSLTSLDALSPQPQAVFVGGGFDMDLFNALRSRLRGPWRLVVNAVALQTQALLMDLHREHGGQLLQLQWSEAQPLGRMQSWNTARPLVQWVWSA
- a CDS encoding cobalamin biosynthesis protein — protein: MMALIAGWGFRAGALQHSFSDCWEQACQALAASELTHSNWTHAVLASRLHTPAWPELKRWAASATSHADFWVCEEANIRQVNTDSVSLRIEQRFGVGSVSEALAIYGAEQLAGSAAKHTELSADHSPKRRHMHEAVRLLMPRMVSADRHATLAIAHCMPASYSMKTGVLS
- the cobM gene encoding precorrin-4 C(11)-methyltransferase, which gives rise to MTVHFIGAGPGAADLITVRGRDLLASCPVCLYAGSLVPAELLAHCPEGVRLVNTAPMSLQDIVAEMQKAHEQGLDVARLHSGDLSIWSAMGEQLRSLREHQIPYTVTPGVPSFSAAAAALGAELTLPGSCQSVVLTRTSGRASSMPSGEALAAFAATGAVLAIHLSVHMAEQVQQELLEHYGADCPAAIVWRASWPDEVIVRTCVGEIAAAAQTNALQRSALILVGRTLSQEGFGLSCLYADDYDRRYRPRGDEPRFPAGAEGI
- the cobF gene encoding precorrin-6A synthase (deacetylating); translation: MLELFLIGIGTGNPDHITREAEKAIRQADLILLPHKEDNKAELAQVRMTLLQHLCVDSSRIAHFDMPVRRQQGDDYEQQVNEWHDAIAERWRACLSTHLPAGHGHESGHERGRVALLVWGDPALYDSTLRIASRLGLAKTQVKVVPGITSMQVLCSAHGIALNDIGAPFLVTTGRQLREAAWPAGVDTLVVMLDGQCSYEQVVEPDVDIFWGAYLGMPQQILMQGRLAQIKADISARRQQARQQHGWIMDIYLLRRRS